One window from the genome of Pantoea cypripedii encodes:
- a CDS encoding amino acid ABC transporter substrate-binding protein, with the protein MKKMMLSTLVAAASLFAVAQQAHAGTTLDAIKKKGFVQCGISDGLPGFSYADASGKFTGIDVDVCRAAAAAVFGDATKVKYTPLTAKERFTALQSGEVDILSRNTTWTSSRDGGMGFLFAGVNYYDGIGFLTHKKAGLKSAKELDGATVCIQAGTDTELNVADYFKANNMQYTPVTFDRSDESAKALDSGRCDTLASDQSQLYALRIKLGKPDEFIVLPEVISKEPLGPVVRRGDDDWFTIVKWSLYAMLNAEEMGINSKNVDQLAAKPSNPDMAHLLGAEGDFGKDLKLDNKWAFNIIKQVGNYQESFDRNVGKDSALKIARGQNALWNQGGIQYAPPVR; encoded by the coding sequence ATGAAAAAGATGATGCTCTCCACCCTGGTCGCTGCAGCTTCTCTGTTCGCCGTTGCGCAGCAAGCGCACGCCGGCACCACGTTGGATGCAATTAAAAAGAAAGGGTTTGTTCAGTGCGGTATCAGTGATGGCCTGCCCGGCTTTTCCTATGCCGATGCGAGCGGCAAATTCACCGGTATCGACGTTGATGTTTGCCGTGCCGCTGCGGCTGCCGTATTTGGCGATGCTACTAAAGTGAAATACACCCCGCTGACGGCAAAAGAGCGTTTTACTGCTCTGCAATCCGGTGAAGTGGACATTCTGTCCCGTAACACCACCTGGACTTCTTCACGCGATGGCGGCATGGGCTTCCTGTTCGCGGGTGTAAACTATTACGACGGTATCGGCTTCCTGACCCATAAAAAAGCCGGTCTCAAAAGCGCTAAAGAGCTGGATGGCGCCACCGTATGTATCCAGGCCGGTACCGATACCGAGCTGAACGTGGCGGATTATTTTAAAGCCAACAATATGCAATACACTCCGGTGACCTTTGACCGTTCTGACGAATCCGCTAAAGCACTCGACAGCGGTCGCTGCGATACCCTGGCTTCTGACCAATCTCAGCTGTACGCACTGCGCATCAAGCTGGGCAAACCGGACGAATTCATCGTTCTGCCAGAAGTGATCTCTAAAGAACCGCTGGGTCCGGTGGTACGTCGTGGTGATGATGACTGGTTCACCATTGTGAAATGGTCACTGTACGCGATGCTGAATGCTGAAGAGATGGGCATCAACTCGAAGAACGTCGATCAGCTGGCCGCAAAACCGTCTAACCCGGATATGGCTCACCTGCTGGGTGCTGAAGGCGACTTTGGTAAAGACCTGAAACTCGACAACAAATGGGCGTTTAACATCATTAAACAGGTAGGTAACTACCAGGAAAGCTTTGACCGCAACGTCGGTAAAGACAGTGCTCTGAAAATCGCGCGTGGTCAGAATGCGCTCTGGAACCAGGGCGGCATCCAGTACGCTCCGCCGGTACGTTAA
- a CDS encoding amino acid ABC transporter permease — translation MSQRPTVKRDFSFGNPTVRAWFYQIVAIVAVFAVVGYLIHNTVINLANRGITSGFGFLERSAGFGIVQHLIDYTEGDTYARVFMVGLTNTLLVSALCIVFASILGFFIGLARLSDNWLLRRISTIYIETFRNIPPLLQIFFWYFAVLRNLPGPRQALNAFDLAFVSNRGLYIPWPTYAPGTWPFVIALALAIIVSVGLFRFNRKHQLKTGQLRRTWPIATAMIIAFPLIAHALFGAATHWDVPQLRGFNFRGGFVMIPELASLTLALSIYTSSFIAEVIRSGIQSVPHGQNEAARSLGLPNPVTMRQVIIPQAMRVIIPPLTSQYLNIVKNSSLAAAIGYPDMVSLFAGTVLNQTGQAIETIAITMAVYLIISLVISLLMNLYNRKIALVER, via the coding sequence ATGTCTCAACGCCCAACCGTAAAAAGGGATTTTTCGTTCGGTAATCCTACGGTTCGCGCCTGGTTTTACCAGATAGTCGCGATTGTGGCCGTGTTCGCTGTTGTGGGATATCTCATCCACAATACGGTGATCAACCTGGCTAATCGCGGCATCACATCCGGTTTCGGCTTTCTGGAGCGCAGTGCCGGTTTCGGCATCGTCCAGCATCTGATTGATTACACAGAAGGTGATACCTACGCGCGCGTGTTTATGGTGGGGTTAACCAATACCCTGCTGGTTTCCGCGCTCTGTATTGTTTTCGCCTCTATCCTGGGCTTCTTTATCGGCCTTGCACGCCTGTCTGATAACTGGCTGCTGCGCAGGATCTCCACCATTTACATTGAGACGTTTCGTAACATCCCGCCGTTGTTACAGATCTTCTTCTGGTATTTCGCGGTGCTGCGTAATTTGCCAGGCCCACGCCAGGCGTTGAACGCATTTGATCTGGCATTTGTGAGTAACCGCGGGCTTTACATTCCCTGGCCCACCTATGCGCCTGGTACCTGGCCGTTTGTTATTGCCCTGGCTCTGGCGATAATCGTTAGTGTTGGATTGTTTCGTTTTAACCGTAAACACCAGTTGAAAACCGGCCAGCTGCGCCGTACCTGGCCGATTGCCACTGCGATGATCATTGCTTTCCCTCTGATCGCCCACGCATTGTTCGGTGCGGCCACTCACTGGGATGTGCCGCAACTGCGTGGATTTAACTTCCGTGGCGGATTCGTGATGATCCCAGAGCTGGCCTCACTGACACTGGCGCTGTCGATCTACACCTCTTCGTTTATCGCTGAAGTGATTCGTTCCGGTATCCAGTCGGTCCCGCATGGTCAGAATGAAGCAGCCCGTTCACTCGGTCTGCCAAATCCTGTGACCATGCGCCAGGTGATCATCCCGCAAGCGATGCGTGTGATCATTCCACCTCTGACCAGCCAGTATCTCAACATCGTGAAGAACTCGTCACTGGCCGCAGCCATCGGCTATCCGGATATGGTATCGCTGTTTGCCGGTACGGTGCTGAATCAGACAGGCCAGGCTATCGAGACCATTGCGATCACCATGGCGGTCTACCTGATCATCAGTCTGGTCATTTCGCTGCTGATGAACCTCTACAACCGCAAAATTGCGCTGGTTGAGCGTTAA